cagcTTTGTAAGACACATCTGATCAGCTCATCTTAGACTTGACTGGCTCTCAGTAACGACCTTATGGAGTACTTTACAGTATATTGTTCTGCTTATCTAAatccattgagaaaaaaaaaataaaaacaatgttttttccaGTAATATGCTTTTCTTGTGATATATGCTGTATATGAAACTGTGCGAAATGTGAaaattcatctttatttacatGCACATGTTATAACTGGAAGCAGtgtatttacaaaataatttacaGGCTCAGATTGAAGTTTCACTGTCCAGCAGTATGATTCATGTTTGCGGGAGACAGCAGAGGAATTCTGTGGCTGCTCTGAGGGCACGTTCatgggaaaaactgtaatgtgATTATTCCATTTTTGTGGTTCCCACACTGTGTGGGTATTGACTTCCTGTGAATGTTCATTTAGTGCCAGCAGATACGCATAAACAAACTACAGTAAAATGGATATCATTTACTTCATATCATCTAACAACATTTGAAAAGAAGAACAAAATATTTACAGGCTGTTGAAGTAAATGGCATTAAGGAGAACAGGGTGACCAAAGTAATAATACAACAAATAAGCTTATGATGTTAGCTGCCACTATTGCTGTGCTAATATCGTCATAGACCCCAtgttcttttatatttatttctagtCAAACCAGCCAACTAGAGTTTTATATAAAATGGTGCACTTGTATTATGAAGAAACTAGCAGTatgcctggagaaacatgagaacagcatTTTTATCTAAAGAGCTCCTACTGCAGTTCCTTGCAATATGAGTTTTTATCAGCATTTATTTACTCAGAAAAGAGCAGAATGGAATTGTGCAATTGATTCACAGCTTTGGAAAAGTTCCTCTCCTCCCCCACACAAGCCCAGACACAGTCTTGGGTGTGGAATATTCATTCAGCACAACTGCAAAACACAAACCCCCTAAAACACTGGATACGAGGTGAAAAAAAgattcaagagcagtaactatagccctcttaaatatattaatactgtagcttgaagaatAATTTTAATTCACACTAAACTGAAAATATTTGTTAACTGAATCTTAAACAACAATGTGATTATATGTTTTCGTCAATATCGCCCAAGCCTACTTTGAAATATTAATAATGCCGTTTTAATACTATTACACAGTATTGCATTACATTAGTAAAAAGTATGATATAATATTAacaagtttatttttatattacatgtCAATGTAAATTGACTAAAGTGTGTGGTGATTTAGATAAGCTGTTTGTGCAACATAACAATTAATTGGTAGACTAATTCTGTATTccatataaaatatttcaaatgttttCCTACAGGTTGGATTTCCTACTCAGAAAGATGGGAAAGCCTCAATAACCCACATGAACAGTGGTAAAAATAGCAGTTGTATTgtacagtttattagcacttctatCTACTTTTGGTTTCGTTCAGTTTTACACACAGAACTGGCCAGTGTCATGTTGTGAAAAATCTCTCCATGCTGTTTTGATGGGCAAAATACCATATAATGCGTATATCGCTAACCGTGAACAATGCTAGCTGATATATAGCATACCTTAtattcccagctccaacatccaacTTCCATGGTAAACAAAAGGCAGCTAATATTTCTTTTGTAAAGTAGCCTTTAATCTTCAACTTTGCCTTAGCTGCTCAACTGGTGGCTACATTTTTTCAGTAAAATGTGGCCTATTTTCCTGCCATAAGCAACTTGAGACGTAGATGGAAGCCTCCCAAAGTCTTTTAAAGCCTTTCAAAATATTCATCTTTGCAGATTGCTTTATCGTCATTGACTTCACGCTCCTTTCCTCCCTCACCTTCCAATACTCTGCCACACTCTTCATCCTCTTCCACTTCCTCCTTTGTCCCTGAGGGCATGGCGGAGCTTTTGCTCGGCAGCGCTCTCGTTTCCTCGCCCCCTCGTCTTGCACTTGACCTCCAGCTGTAACGGACCATGCCTCTACAGCGGCGCCGAAATGCCGGATCGCAGCAGGCGTAGAGCAGAGGGTTGAGGCAGCTGTTGACGTAGCCCAGGCAGATGGCATATGGATGAGCTGCTACCAACCAGCGGTCGAAGCCACAGGAATAAGGGAGGAGGTCAAGCTCCATCAAGGCAGAAAGGGTTTTATTGACATGGAAGGGCAGCCAGCAAAGGAAGAAAGCCAGGACAAGGGTGACGATGACACGAAGGAGCCTGCGCTGGCGCTGGCGGTCAGGGCGTGGGCCCAGGTTAAAGTGGTGAAACAAGAGTCGCCCCAGGGAACAGTAGCAGAGCAGCAGAACGATGAGGGGAAGCACAAAGCCCAAAATTGTAGACTTCAAACCCAACGCTGCTGACCAAATCAGCTCTGCATGCTCCCTTGCTGTGGGGTCCAGGTCTGGAGAGACCAGACTGGAGTAGTCCATGTCGCATAAGCACACCAGAGTACCTCCCTCACTGTTCCCACTGCCATCCTCCTCGTCCAGCCAATCACTGTCGGTATCTCCAGTCTCCAGGTGCACCTTTCGTACAGCTCGTAAGAGCAGGGCAGGGAGCGCTAGAATGCAGGCTGCCACCCACATGCTCCCTACGACCCAGCATGCCCTTGAGGTGGCTCTGCTCTGCATGCTGTTGTTGCTGTTGCTTCTTGTAATCACGCAGTAGCGCTCCACGCTGAGTGCAGTCAGGGAGAACACGCTGGCATACATGTTCAGTGCCACCAGGTAGCTACTTGCTCTGCACAGAGCGCCACCAAAGGGCCAGTGGTAGTCCAGGGCTGTGTAGGCTGCCCACAGTGGAAGGGTCATGACAAAAGCCAGGTCTGCCAGAGCCAGGCTAGCGATTAGAGACTCTGTTACAGAGCGTGAAGTGAGGGATGGAGAACCTGTAGAAGGTCCCTGAAGCTGCTCCGAGTTGGAGTTCCTGCGGCCTTTACCATGGCGGTCCAGGTATACCCACAGCACCAGCCCATTACCGAGTGTGCCAGCGACAAAGGCCAGGAGATAAACAGCCGGAATTACCACCCGGGTTGCAGGCCACTCACTGTAGTCACATTGGGGAAGCAGGGGTGGGGAAGCAGAAAACAACTCCAACTCAGACATGGAGAACTCAGACATCTTCTTTCTTCAGGTAGATGCTTTAAAAACACTATTGTATGTATTTAAGAATGTAGCATCACTGGGTAAGTAATCAGACCACCCTCTTGGTGCTATATGAGGGTGAGTGGTGGTAAAAGATGGAAGATTAGGGTGGTTCCAGAGTTTGGGTGTGCTGGTGATGAAGGATTTCTCTTCCTGTGCTTAGAAAATTAAGTCCAATGCAAGGTCTTCATTTCATCTCAGATCATTTTACCTGCGAGAAGCAAGGTAATAAAGACAAGGTGTGAAATTATGGGATGGCATTCAAGTACACTTTGCTATGGCTGAGTTGTTTCATTTTAACACAGTATAGACTAAAAATAagcatttataaatgtataatcatTGACCTAAGTTCAAGTATACAAGTACTTTTCTCTTTaaattatacttatacttattatGGACTCataagtaaagtacagtaaagagTTATGCAAGTAAAACCAAGTGTTTCTtgcatttatttagattttattttgattgcagatagtgtgaacccaagatatttcatgttttatctcctcaacttcatttcatttgttaatatatacatacatttctaTACTACAGGCTGGCAGCGCATTCCAAATGTCTCAAAAGTCAGAATGAGGCAATTTAGGGCTAGAAATGAGGTGGTAATAGTGTGATTTCTCTAGTTCTCCAGTTTTTAACAAATGtgtgataataaaaaaacaagtatattcAAAGTATATTCAAAACAATGCAACTTTACAGCTGAGAGAATtgcttttggtccattcatcaatgaCGATGTAAAGAATAATTCCTGTTCAAGTTTTGTAGTAAACCAAAAACCAGCAAAAATTGAGCTACTTGTATTTCACTGGACATCTACAATATTTTCCCCTTTATTGCATTGTATCATTAAACAATTCAAGGAaaaagggggggagggggggggggttagtgcATAAAGAAAATTGGTGCCAGCCTAAGATCTTTACTGCATCAACCACTCTCATTTAAAAATAGCTTATAGAAGAACCACATGGACAAGTGATTATTTGGCAAACCTTTGTCTAGCACTCCAACACagatttacaaaatattttttaaaactttactgagcaaaacagaagccttatgttaaccatgtacAGAAGTTGCATCCACTTCTCTGATTTTGGAACCATCTGGGATGGAACATCGCAGTGGACATCCAAGATGAGTTTGGAAAGTGCATTATTTGATCTTCTCATTACTATATACTAATACAAATGCTTTTTTAGTTTCatgcacattgttgttttttttcaaacAGGAAGTTGAACTACACAAATGTGGTTTACTTACATTTAGAACTCGTATTTCCATCTGCTGAGTGTTGATTTGTATGTATGCTGTGTAgcatctctcttttcttcttcttctgtcttctgtttttctctgtcttcTCCACCTGCTAGTCAAAGCTGAGTGTGCCCATGTCTCCTGCTGTCCTCTGCTTTTTGTTAATCTTCACTGGAGGACTCTGGGTTCCCTCTGGGTAGGTATCTTTGAGACCCATGGGAATCATCACTTCCTTAAGACTCagactctccctctttctctctctctgtcttactcccACCACTTCACCCCCTCCTCACTTCCCTGCCTTGCTATTGGACCACCCCTGTTGGAGATTTTGTGAGTCCCTCAAACAGGAGTCCAGGGTTATAGAATAGATACAGTCACTGCTCTGTACGCCTCTGGTGTGAAAGGGTTTGTGTGCATACATCACAATGCCTTTAACAACGCCATAGACAAACGCTGTCACACAAACAACTCCGGAGTCAAACAGCATACCAGTGCAACTCAGCAAACACAACAAGCACACAAATCTGGGCCCAATTTAAATCTAACAACCTTGTGACCCCACGTTTACACCAAAATGTTAGCTGTATTTCCCAGTGTCAGAACAGCTCACGACAAATGTACGAGCAGAAATAGCTCACAATTAGACCAGATTTACACAATAGATCAGCAAAATTCAATGTTAAAGTTAAGCACATTTTCCTTCTGTTACTGTACACCtgttaaaaactttatttagaTGCCCTAGATGACCGAATCACTTCTAATACCATTGTACCTTCtcacaagacaatgcaaaaccacatgctgcacacattaataAATGGAGAGGCATGGGTTAACAAGGATGAACTGCATATGGTATGATAGGTGTGTCTAGTTTAACCCTGTGAGAGAGGATGGttgcttaattattatttttttatccaaattCACACTTTGCCATTTAGCTTCAAGAAGAACTAACTATTATTTACTGTACAACTATATTTTTCTGAAAATTCAGAATTATTTTTGGGGGACAATTCAGGACTGTGTAGCACACAGGAagttatgttttttattcagtgctGGTTCCCTGAGCTTTTcctgctaacactgatgttttgatCAGCAGAGCGGACATATTATGTACTTAATATGATGAGCATATTAAGCCTTGGATACACTAGCTGACTTATATATTCATCAATCTATTTTCCACAATGTAATGACATTATATTAGTATTTCCATcatgctgcggttagcggctaatgctaatactgctccagcctcagcgctgcagaaacttcactgaaaatcctttataacgctgcacttcagcagagtggcttaactgcttcttaaaacctgactggtagaattcatatataagggaCACTGGATTATAACACACACTgtggatttttggaaaaattaaacaattttaagtgcaaaaaaacagtataaacagtCTGGCCATATTACACTACACAACTCTTTTTGGCAGAGTTTTATAGAATCTGAACCAATATAGAGCACACACTAGACCACCAGATTCCTCACAACACTTGCCACCATGCACCTGACTTGTGTTATCTAAGAGATTCAGATACCAACATGGAGGTGCATGAGCTTGCTGCAGTTGTTTGTGTTGCTATTTGTTTAGTAAGTGTTGGGTAAAGTAGTGGGTTGGGAGACATGGTCAGCTA
Above is a genomic segment from Astyanax mexicanus isolate ESR-SI-001 chromosome 23, AstMex3_surface, whole genome shotgun sequence containing:
- the aplnr2 gene encoding apelin receptor 2, translated to MSEFSMSELELFSASPPLLPQCDYSEWPATRVVIPAVYLLAFVAGTLGNGLVLWVYLDRHGKGRRNSNSEQLQGPSTGSPSLTSRSVTESLIASLALADLAFVMTLPLWAAYTALDYHWPFGGALCRASSYLVALNMYASVFSLTALSVERYCVITRSNSNNSMQSRATSRACWVVGSMWVAACILALPALLLRAVRKVHLETGDTDSDWLDEEDGSGNSEGGTLVCLCDMDYSSLVSPDLDPTAREHAELIWSAALGLKSTILGFVLPLIVLLLCYCSLGRLLFHHFNLGPRPDRQRQRRLLRVIVTLVLAFFLCWLPFHVNKTLSALMELDLLPYSCGFDRWLVAAHPYAICLGYVNSCLNPLLYACCDPAFRRRCRGMVRYSWRSSARRGGEETRALPSKSSAMPSGTKEEVEEDEECGRVLEGEGGKEREVNDDKAICKDEYFERL